One genomic window of Desulfuromonas sp. AOP6 includes the following:
- a CDS encoding solute carrier family 23 protein — translation MEFKRGLDEWPPPGELVLYGLQWLAISVPGVIIVGGIVGQLQFQDLAGQILYLQKLFFVTAVTLVVQLLVGHRLPLVLGPAAVLLIGVVASQGHDLPTIYTSIMIGGAVLALFSALGLFPSLQRLFTPRVVALVLLLIAFTLAAPIMDLLIGSRSGVSPLASLVFAMTLLVGMFFLHRWLRGPKKAMLIVVALAAGSLAYYVLFPGISPSSASSLPGIGHFVVNLTSSLRLDPGVLVSFLCCYLALAINDLGSIQSIGEVVRAGDMEGRVRRGITVTGVANLLSGWLGVIGPVNFSLSPGVVMATGCASRYALLPTGLVLFFLAFSPAALVWLAAIPSVVMGAVLLYILCAQVSAGLLLAFEVPGGFLFEDGLILGLPLLLGTIVSFLPDSALLSMPSVLRPILGNGFVVGVTAVMLLEHVILPEDVRRSRVRGSD, via the coding sequence GTGGAGTTTAAAAGAGGGCTTGACGAATGGCCACCCCCTGGTGAGCTGGTGCTGTATGGCTTGCAGTGGCTCGCCATTTCGGTGCCGGGTGTCATTATTGTCGGCGGTATTGTCGGACAGCTTCAATTTCAGGATCTTGCTGGCCAGATCCTCTATCTGCAGAAACTCTTTTTTGTTACGGCGGTTACACTGGTCGTCCAGCTTCTGGTAGGGCACCGGCTCCCGCTGGTTCTAGGCCCGGCGGCGGTGCTGCTCATTGGCGTGGTCGCCAGTCAGGGGCATGATCTGCCGACAATCTATACTTCGATCATGATTGGCGGCGCCGTTCTGGCCCTTTTCAGCGCCCTCGGCCTCTTTCCCTCGTTGCAGCGGCTCTTTACGCCGCGTGTGGTGGCTCTTGTCCTGCTGCTTATCGCCTTTACGCTGGCCGCGCCCATTATGGACCTGCTCATCGGCAGCAGGTCGGGGGTCTCTCCTCTGGCCAGTCTCGTCTTTGCCATGACGCTGCTTGTAGGCATGTTTTTTTTGCATCGCTGGCTGCGTGGGCCGAAAAAGGCCATGCTTATCGTGGTGGCCCTGGCGGCAGGGAGTCTGGCTTATTATGTTCTGTTTCCGGGGATTTCCCCCTCTTCCGCGAGCTCTTTGCCCGGTATAGGGCATTTTGTCGTGAATCTGACGTCTTCCCTCCGGCTGGACCCAGGGGTGCTGGTTTCCTTCCTCTGTTGCTACCTTGCCCTCGCCATCAATGACCTGGGATCCATTCAATCCATTGGGGAAGTCGTAAGGGCAGGGGACATGGAGGGGAGGGTGCGCCGGGGGATTACGGTGACGGGCGTGGCCAACCTGCTGTCCGGCTGGCTTGGCGTCATCGGTCCGGTGAATTTTTCCCTCAGTCCGGGTGTGGTGATGGCGACGGGATGTGCGTCGAGATATGCGCTGCTGCCGACCGGTCTGGTGCTGTTCTTTCTGGCCTTTTCTCCGGCGGCCCTGGTCTGGTTGGCCGCCATACCGTCCGTGGTGATGGGGGCTGTTCTGCTCTATATCCTGTGTGCCCAGGTGTCCGCTGGTTTGTTGCTGGCTTTCGAAGTTCCTGGCGGTTTTCTTTTTGAGGATGGTTTGATTCTTGGGCTTCCCTTGCTGTTGGGAACCATCGTCTCTTTCCTGCCGGATTCGGCCCTGCTGTCCATGCCTTCTGTACTGCGACCTATCCTAGGCAACGGCTTTGTGGTTGGAGTAACCGCCGTCATGTTGCTCGAACACGTCATCCTGCCGGAAGATGTGCGCCGTTCAAGGGTGCGTGGATCGGACTGA
- a CDS encoding cytochrome C, with protein sequence MPSSLLFRTLICALAGLFIAVDSLWMPSLAETNITPTLNSSLCQLCHQRPPLDIVEAGGGHQTKITCTDCHQGHPPQQLEIIPACQLCHVAKPHYTLDSCLSCHANPHRPLEVTFPERTTGPCLTCHEGEGVALRTHPSGHSQLSCTGCHLTHGTPPACTECHQPHGNGMKQSSCTGCHDAHSPTLLEYRRDVSSTECGSCHGEVLVRLNESDTRHAKLDCLTCHLSRHGTVMDCGGCHGTPHSETTHNQFNRCQDCHNEAHDLSI encoded by the coding sequence TTGCCGTCATCCCTGCTGTTTCGCACTCTGATTTGCGCCCTGGCCGGCCTTTTTATTGCCGTCGACTCGTTGTGGATGCCATCCCTCGCCGAGACCAACATAACACCGACCTTGAATTCGAGCCTCTGCCAGTTGTGTCACCAAAGGCCTCCCCTGGACATTGTCGAGGCTGGGGGAGGACACCAGACCAAGATTACCTGTACCGACTGCCATCAGGGCCACCCACCCCAACAGCTGGAAATCATTCCAGCCTGCCAGCTCTGTCATGTGGCCAAGCCCCACTATACCCTGGATAGCTGTCTTTCCTGTCATGCGAATCCCCACCGTCCCCTTGAGGTGACTTTTCCGGAAAGGACCACGGGTCCCTGCCTAACCTGCCATGAAGGTGAGGGAGTTGCCCTGCGGACCCATCCATCTGGCCATAGCCAACTCAGCTGCACCGGCTGTCACCTGACACACGGCACACCACCAGCCTGCACAGAATGTCACCAGCCCCATGGCAACGGCATGAAGCAGTCGTCATGCACGGGGTGTCATGATGCCCACAGTCCGACGCTGCTTGAATACCGCCGGGACGTATCCTCCACGGAATGCGGCTCCTGCCATGGAGAGGTTCTGGTTCGTCTTAACGAAAGCGACACTCGTCACGCCAAACTGGACTGTCTGACCTGTCACTTGTCCAGACACGGCACTGTTATGGATTGCGGGGGATGCCACGGCACGCCCCACTCAGAGACAACCCACAATCAGTTCAATCGCTGTCAGGATTGCCACAACGAGGCCCACGATCTGAGCATCTGA
- the ftsX gene encoding permease-like cell division protein FtsX produces the protein MFERFLYFPLRALRNMRQSPFLCIAAIATVSVSLTILAFFAIVVLNVQKLTTNWSKEVQVVAYIDQIPDQNQIKAWVTQIGSLSEVALVTYVSPAEAFNRFKTRLGQDAGLLEGLGTDILPASLEITLKEDHRNRLGIGKVISHLRQDSRFSDLRYGQEWLEKFEAFVALLKMAGAFLGGFLLFAALFIVSNTIRLTLFARRDELEVMALVGGTPLFIKTPFLLEGAFQGALGGCLALAGSYVLYLIFLKEGLSSLLLATGVNTITFLPSQYGFAVILAGIALGFLGSLLSLRKLVRF, from the coding sequence TTGTTTGAGCGTTTTCTCTATTTTCCTTTACGCGCCCTGCGCAACATGCGGCAAAGCCCTTTTCTGTGCATTGCCGCCATTGCCACGGTCTCCGTATCCCTGACTATTCTGGCTTTTTTCGCCATCGTGGTGCTCAACGTCCAGAAACTGACCACGAACTGGAGCAAAGAGGTCCAGGTGGTAGCCTATATCGACCAGATCCCCGACCAAAACCAGATAAAAGCCTGGGTCACCCAGATCGGCAGCCTGTCCGAAGTGGCTCTGGTTACCTATGTCTCTCCCGCTGAAGCCTTCAATCGCTTTAAAACCCGACTGGGGCAGGACGCCGGTCTGCTTGAGGGACTTGGGACCGACATCCTGCCAGCCTCGCTGGAAATCACTCTGAAGGAAGACCACCGAAACCGCCTGGGTATCGGCAAAGTGATCTCACATCTGCGCCAGGACAGTCGTTTTTCGGATCTGAGGTATGGGCAGGAGTGGCTCGAAAAATTTGAAGCCTTTGTCGCTCTGCTTAAAATGGCGGGCGCTTTTCTCGGCGGATTTCTTCTCTTCGCCGCCCTGTTTATCGTCTCCAACACCATCCGCCTCACTCTCTTCGCCCGCCGCGACGAATTGGAAGTCATGGCTTTGGTGGGAGGCACCCCCCTCTTCATCAAGACCCCTTTCCTTCTGGAGGGAGCCTTTCAGGGGGCCCTTGGCGGCTGCCTGGCACTGGCCGGATCGTATGTTCTCTATCTGATATTTCTTAAAGAAGGTCTTTCATCGCTGCTTTTGGCCACCGGCGTAAACACCATCACCTTTTTACCTTCACAATACGGTTTTGCCGTAATTCTGGCCGGGATTGCCCTTGGATTTCTGGGAAGTCTCCTGTCCCTGCGAAAGCTTGTCCGGTTCTGA
- a CDS encoding divergent polysaccharide deacetylase family protein, which produces MAKKKKAPPRTAKGKKKRQQNNWPWMALAALVAVIGLLLALILLPQLRGTKTAPTVAKKPSILTEVLVEDIRIEVESALVRAGAKLPNQALKNLSPGHSLKVEGSYPEAAALDALQKRLKRLSGNIQVQNHPARKTIVILWDGRLLFAVEYPSEPPATTITVAGPRVAIIIDDVGRDLATAREILDIDLPLTVAILPFSHKAAEIDQLLYQQGREILIHIPMEPQGYPDKNPGPQALFVNLDQDEIGNRYAAYRQRVPHATGGNNHMGSRFTEERQGMRTILAQMKKDGLFFVDSLTTPRSVAYAEAVKTGIPAIERDVFLDNVQETGRILTEIHKLAALAQRQGHAVGICHPHPETLEALRQSVRIFQEAGVTVVPVSQLLRP; this is translated from the coding sequence ATGGCCAAAAAGAAAAAAGCACCCCCCAGGACAGCTAAGGGCAAAAAGAAGCGCCAGCAGAACAACTGGCCGTGGATGGCTCTGGCTGCCCTTGTAGCCGTTATTGGCCTGCTGCTAGCCCTGATCCTGCTGCCGCAGCTGCGGGGAACAAAGACTGCACCGACCGTTGCCAAAAAGCCTTCCATCCTGACGGAAGTTCTGGTGGAAGACATCCGGATCGAAGTCGAGAGCGCCCTGGTTCGAGCCGGTGCCAAGTTACCAAATCAAGCCCTGAAAAATTTGTCGCCCGGGCATTCTCTGAAGGTGGAAGGATCTTACCCCGAGGCGGCTGCTCTCGATGCTCTGCAAAAACGGCTTAAGCGCCTTTCCGGCAACATTCAGGTACAGAACCATCCGGCCAGAAAAACTATTGTCATCCTGTGGGATGGAAGACTGCTCTTTGCCGTCGAATATCCATCGGAGCCACCAGCTACAACTATCACTGTAGCTGGGCCCCGTGTCGCCATTATCATCGACGATGTCGGCCGCGACCTGGCCACGGCAAGGGAAATCCTCGACATCGACCTTCCCCTCACTGTTGCCATTCTTCCCTTCAGTCATAAAGCCGCCGAGATTGACCAGCTGCTTTATCAGCAGGGGCGGGAAATTCTCATTCACATCCCGATGGAGCCCCAGGGATATCCTGATAAAAATCCAGGTCCGCAGGCCCTCTTTGTCAACCTTGACCAAGACGAGATCGGGAACAGGTATGCTGCCTATCGACAGAGGGTGCCCCATGCCACCGGTGGCAACAACCATATGGGTTCCCGATTTACCGAAGAACGCCAAGGTATGCGCACCATTTTGGCCCAAATGAAAAAGGACGGTCTGTTTTTTGTGGACAGCCTTACCACGCCACGCTCAGTCGCCTATGCCGAAGCGGTAAAGACCGGTATACCGGCAATCGAAAGGGATGTCTTTCTCGATAACGTCCAGGAGACGGGACGCATTCTGACCGAAATCCATAAGTTGGCAGCCTTGGCTCAAAGACAGGGCCACGCCGTCGGCATCTGTCATCCGCACCCGGAGACGCTGGAAGCCTTGCGTCAGTCGGTCAGGATTTTTCAGGAGGCGGGCGTTACCGTAGTGCCCGTTTCGCAATTGCTCAGGCCTTAG
- a CDS encoding peptidoglycan DD-metalloendopeptidase family protein, whose translation MFLCCVGLLLRTTSACASSPREELEKSRQTLETIQQRIQQTVKDLDRKKSDESSLRADLETVEQELRKIDQRKAGLSSRLNQLEKEIAEKEDHIRQTKTSIDRLQDQVEKRLVALYKGADAGFIRILFAGIPPAKIAEEYDFLGRIVQKDRQLLNDYRTNLANLEKATVQLRNLHDEQKEAMATLRGEEANFAQARKLKTRLLSQVRSDQETLARQLGELEEKAERLSDLVKKLESEKPHEYSQKSGLFAAQKGRLPWPATGIIRTGFGLGRHPELGTAYDSHGLEISVGVDKPVSAVAAGKVIFASWFKGYGNLLILDHGDSFYTLYAQTSRLLKKVGDKVSAGEQVAFSGYEGNENLYFEVREGRTPLDPTKWLVPR comes from the coding sequence ATGTTTCTGTGCTGTGTTGGCCTCCTGCTTCGGACGACCTCGGCCTGCGCCTCATCACCACGTGAAGAGCTGGAAAAAAGTCGGCAGACGCTGGAAACCATCCAGCAACGTATCCAACAGACAGTCAAAGACCTGGACCGGAAGAAATCAGACGAGTCCTCTTTGCGGGCAGACCTGGAAACGGTCGAACAGGAACTGCGTAAAATCGATCAACGCAAAGCCGGCCTCAGCAGCCGTCTTAATCAGCTGGAAAAAGAGATCGCCGAAAAGGAAGATCACATTCGCCAGACGAAAACCTCAATCGACCGCCTGCAAGACCAGGTCGAAAAACGCCTGGTCGCCTTGTATAAAGGCGCGGATGCCGGTTTCATCCGTATTCTTTTCGCCGGTATTCCTCCGGCGAAAATTGCGGAGGAATATGACTTCCTCGGTCGCATTGTGCAAAAAGATCGGCAGCTTCTTAATGACTACCGCACCAATTTGGCCAACCTGGAAAAAGCCACGGTTCAACTGAGAAATCTGCACGATGAGCAGAAGGAGGCCATGGCAACTTTACGCGGCGAAGAAGCCAACTTCGCCCAGGCCCGCAAACTCAAGACCCGCCTGCTCAGTCAGGTACGCAGCGACCAGGAGACTCTTGCCCGACAACTCGGTGAATTGGAAGAAAAAGCCGAGCGCCTGAGTGATCTCGTCAAAAAACTTGAATCGGAAAAGCCGCACGAGTATAGTCAAAAGTCAGGCCTTTTCGCTGCCCAAAAGGGACGTTTGCCTTGGCCGGCAACCGGCATAATCCGCACCGGCTTCGGCCTGGGGCGCCATCCGGAGCTCGGCACCGCATACGATAGCCACGGCCTGGAAATAAGCGTGGGAGTGGACAAACCGGTTTCGGCGGTCGCAGCTGGAAAAGTCATCTTTGCCAGCTGGTTCAAGGGTTATGGCAATCTTCTCATTCTCGACCATGGCGACAGCTTCTACACTCTCTACGCCCAAACCTCCCGGCTGCTGAAAAAGGTCGGAGACAAAGTCTCCGCGGGTGAGCAAGTTGCCTTCTCAGGCTATGAGGGGAACGAGAATCTGTACTTCGAAGTTCGTGAGGGGCGAACCCCTCTTGACCCGACAAAGTGGCTCGTCCCGCGCTAG
- the ftsE gene encoding cell division ATP-binding protein FtsE — MLQLFNISKSYQKDSAALEDVNFKVGKGEFVYITGPSGAGKSTLLKLLYGAEKPSRGQILINGQNFTRMGAAKIPYMRRRIGIVFQDFKLLNTRTIFENVAFPLEVQGKKRFEVSKKVYLALKHVGLEHKLQRRPLELSGGEQQRVAIARALVIDPLILIADEPTGNLDPEATQAIMTLFKGANARGSTVIIATHDREMIRQFPRRVIALDRGRVIEDRQP; from the coding sequence ATGCTTCAGCTTTTCAATATCAGCAAATCCTACCAGAAAGATTCGGCAGCGCTCGAAGATGTCAACTTCAAGGTAGGCAAAGGCGAATTTGTCTATATCACGGGTCCATCCGGTGCGGGCAAATCCACCCTGCTCAAGCTCCTCTACGGGGCGGAGAAACCATCGAGGGGCCAGATTTTGATCAACGGCCAGAACTTCACCCGCATGGGAGCTGCGAAGATCCCTTACATGCGTCGAAGAATCGGCATCGTTTTTCAGGACTTCAAACTTCTCAACACCCGCACCATCTTTGAAAATGTGGCTTTCCCGCTGGAAGTCCAAGGGAAAAAACGCTTTGAAGTCAGCAAAAAGGTCTACCTGGCTCTGAAGCATGTAGGTCTTGAACATAAACTGCAGCGACGTCCCCTCGAACTCTCCGGCGGCGAGCAGCAGCGCGTGGCCATTGCCCGCGCCCTGGTCATCGACCCGCTCATTCTCATCGCCGACGAACCGACGGGCAACCTGGACCCTGAAGCCACTCAGGCTATCATGACGCTGTTCAAGGGAGCCAACGCCCGTGGCTCCACCGTGATCATCGCCACCCATGACCGTGAGATGATTCGACAGTTTCCCCGCCGCGTCATCGCACTTGACCGGGGACGGGTGATCGAAGACCGCCAGCCTTAA
- a CDS encoding S41 family peptidase gives MHKARRSTILILVMALVLLGWISTGASNPTSQAEVRAQYENMELFTDVLSIIRKNYVEEPDTKKLIYGAINGMLSSLDPHSAFMPPDMYKEMKIDTRGEFGGLGIEISIRDNILTIVAPIEDTPAYRAGLMAGDQIIKIEDRFTKDLSIMEAVKLMRGPKGSQITITIMREGFENPKAFTLEREIIKTKSVKSRTLVDGYAYVRISQFQERTDSDLAKALANLMKENDGTLSGLVVDLRNNPGGLLDQAVNVSDFFLSSGLIVYTGGRENDSQMKFEAHADNTIPYTPTVVLINNGSASASEIVAGALQDHGRAVIMGTQSFGKGSVQTIIPLSDDSGLRLTTAYYYTPNGRSIQALGITPDIVVPEMEVKELQPPHAFSEKDLENHFETTDSATASKQRSSKQKFQLSADDMKDYQLMRALDLLRGWQFFSTLNQPAA, from the coding sequence ATGCACAAAGCCAGGCGGTCAACGATCCTCATCCTCGTCATGGCCCTAGTTCTTTTAGGCTGGATTTCAACCGGGGCATCGAACCCCACCAGCCAGGCTGAAGTTCGCGCCCAGTATGAGAACATGGAACTTTTCACGGATGTCCTGTCCATCATCCGCAAAAATTACGTGGAAGAACCGGACACCAAGAAACTGATCTATGGGGCCATTAACGGCATGCTGAGTTCTCTTGATCCCCATTCCGCTTTCATGCCGCCAGACATGTACAAGGAGATGAAGATCGATACCCGTGGCGAATTTGGCGGGTTGGGTATTGAAATCTCGATCCGCGACAACATTCTAACCATCGTGGCTCCCATTGAGGACACCCCAGCATACAGAGCCGGCTTGATGGCGGGCGATCAGATCATCAAAATCGAAGACCGTTTTACCAAAGACCTGAGCATCATGGAAGCGGTCAAGCTGATGCGCGGCCCCAAGGGCAGCCAGATAACCATCACCATCATGCGCGAGGGATTTGAGAATCCGAAGGCCTTCACTCTGGAACGGGAAATCATCAAAACCAAAAGCGTAAAATCGCGAACCCTGGTCGACGGCTATGCCTATGTACGTATTTCCCAGTTTCAGGAACGTACGGATTCCGACCTGGCCAAAGCTCTCGCCAACCTCATGAAGGAAAACGACGGCACTCTCAGCGGACTGGTGGTCGACCTTCGCAATAATCCAGGAGGGTTGCTTGACCAGGCGGTCAACGTCTCTGACTTCTTCCTGTCATCCGGTCTTATCGTTTATACGGGAGGTCGCGAAAACGACAGTCAGATGAAATTTGAGGCTCATGCCGACAACACGATCCCCTATACTCCTACGGTCGTGCTCATCAACAATGGCAGCGCGAGCGCCTCGGAAATCGTCGCTGGTGCCCTGCAGGACCATGGCCGCGCCGTCATCATGGGCACCCAGAGTTTCGGCAAGGGCTCTGTACAGACGATCATCCCCCTGAGCGATGATTCGGGTCTGAGGCTGACCACAGCCTATTACTACACCCCCAACGGACGATCCATCCAGGCCCTGGGCATCACTCCGGATATTGTGGTGCCGGAAATGGAGGTCAAAGAGCTTCAGCCGCCTCATGCATTTAGCGAGAAGGATCTGGAAAATCACTTCGAGACCACCGACTCCGCTACCGCCAGCAAGCAGCGTTCCAGTAAGCAGAAATTCCAATTGAGCGCGGATGACATGAAAGATTATCAGCTCATGCGGGCTCTAGACCTCCTGCGAGGCTGGCAGTTCTTCAGCACGTTGAATCAACCGGCGGCCTGA
- a CDS encoding sigma-54 dependent transcriptional regulator has translation MANNRVLVVDDEQLIRWSLGTSLGKSGYETDTAGTGEEALAKLLSFSPDVVLLDVFLPDANGLDLLKQMKAHDPSLAVIIITANSHMDSAVEALKQGAEDFIGKPFNIASIHQTIAQALEKRTLNMPVNPPQPLSPPEEDYDRLIGTGAKMMEVFKMIKVCAEAECKTVLILGESGTGKELVARALHQHSPRRDRPFIDINCAAIPEHLLENELFGHEKGAFTSAANSEKGIFAAADGGTVFLDEIGDMPLAMQAKILKVIENKRYRRLGSNRDSEVDVRIIAATNQNLPSMVQEGTFRGDLFFRLNVLSIQLPPLRERRENIEQISSYFIDKINRGYSKKIEGLAPDALDCLSRYNWPGNCRELRNVIERAMIMEQGPLLTSRFFPPEVQKREEGFTDFQESESSAPARSSAAIIHDFPSSTRVEEAIFDDDPSLPRVILPPEGISIEAVEKAYIMQALARYRGNQTRAAKCLGMSLDTLRYRRKKFGLDNYPNEESEASASSG, from the coding sequence ATGGCGAATAATCGTGTGCTGGTCGTTGATGACGAACAATTGATTCGCTGGTCTTTAGGGACATCCCTGGGAAAAAGCGGTTATGAGACCGATACCGCCGGCACGGGTGAAGAGGCCCTGGCCAAACTGCTCTCCTTTTCCCCGGATGTTGTGCTGCTCGATGTCTTTCTGCCTGACGCCAATGGGTTGGACCTGCTCAAGCAGATGAAAGCCCATGATCCCAGTCTGGCGGTCATTATCATTACCGCCAATTCCCATATGGACTCCGCTGTTGAGGCTTTAAAGCAGGGGGCGGAAGATTTCATCGGTAAACCTTTCAATATCGCTTCCATTCATCAGACCATCGCCCAGGCTCTTGAAAAAAGAACGCTGAATATGCCGGTCAATCCGCCCCAGCCTCTTTCTCCCCCCGAGGAAGATTACGATCGGCTTATCGGCACCGGGGCCAAAATGATGGAAGTTTTTAAGATGATCAAGGTCTGCGCCGAAGCAGAATGCAAGACCGTGCTCATTCTTGGTGAAAGCGGCACCGGCAAAGAACTCGTGGCCCGTGCCCTGCATCAGCACAGCCCTCGCCGTGACAGGCCGTTCATTGATATCAATTGCGCGGCTATTCCTGAACATCTTCTTGAAAACGAACTCTTCGGTCATGAAAAGGGCGCTTTTACCAGCGCCGCCAATTCGGAAAAAGGTATTTTCGCCGCGGCTGATGGCGGTACGGTCTTCCTTGATGAAATCGGCGACATGCCCCTGGCCATGCAGGCCAAAATTCTCAAGGTGATAGAAAACAAGCGCTATCGCAGGCTGGGCAGTAATCGTGACTCGGAAGTCGACGTTCGCATTATCGCCGCAACTAACCAGAATCTGCCATCCATGGTTCAAGAAGGGACCTTCCGTGGAGATCTCTTTTTCCGCCTTAATGTTCTGAGCATTCAACTGCCTCCCTTGCGCGAACGCCGAGAGAACATCGAACAAATCTCCTCCTACTTCATTGACAAGATTAATCGCGGGTACAGTAAGAAAATCGAAGGGCTGGCGCCGGATGCTCTCGATTGTCTGAGCCGATACAATTGGCCCGGAAACTGCCGTGAATTGCGCAATGTCATCGAACGGGCCATGATCATGGAGCAGGGGCCGCTTTTGACCTCCCGGTTTTTTCCCCCTGAAGTCCAGAAAAGAGAGGAAGGTTTTACTGACTTTCAGGAATCGGAATCCTCTGCGCCTGCTCGCTCTTCAGCAGCCATCATCCACGACTTTCCATCCTCGACCCGGGTCGAAGAGGCCATTTTCGACGATGACCCGAGTCTCCCTCGCGTCATTCTGCCCCCCGAAGGCATTTCCATTGAGGCCGTGGAAAAGGCTTACATCATGCAGGCGTTGGCCCGTTACCGGGGCAATCAGACCAGGGCAGCCAAATGCCTTGGCATGAGTCTTGACACTCTTCGCTATCGGCGTAAGAAGTTCGGGCTGGATAACTATCCTAACGAGGAATCGGAGGCCTCTGCTTCCTCGGGCTAG
- a CDS encoding PAS domain S-box protein, protein MMKNSAENERLSVDEMRMPGKTAYLHNFANDPGLDYAHRIMEENQERLERIFSSVPVGILVIDAENHRIIDANPKALEMIGGHREKILGHVCNNFICPAKEGECPITDSNHALNDSERSLLTLNGEKLPILKTVSTIGIGGKKHLIESFLDISDLKATKLKLEESEKRYRDLFENVSDMVQMISPDGRILYSNPAWESHLGYDNREIASLHITDIIDAGHQEQFMATVARLSARQKQGLVETIFTTKDGQKIPVEGNISFQKENGKLAGIHLIWRDITVRKNEEAQMVSLNRQLESMVTEKDRLLQDAQIKLIRAEKMATITGMAHGTAHELNNPVSGILCAVQVLRESKQLLLNDQETIKAAQWLEAIEKAATRCVKIVDDLDVFCDQEKTVFLKTDIDHILERALDALGPEIEARGIRISMPPGPPLPRIDADPWQMERMLTNILRNAILAVDENVGEIRIRSCLTKDNGCDESMIRLSIGDNGCGIPTENLCRIFDPFFTSWPSGKGTGLGLTVCYGIARRHHGDIDIYSTGKGTEVVVTLPLSQHGRETSVRSTHP, encoded by the coding sequence ATGATGAAAAACTCCGCCGAGAATGAAAGACTCTCTGTCGATGAGATGAGAATGCCGGGGAAAACCGCTTATCTCCACAACTTTGCCAATGACCCTGGACTGGACTATGCACACAGGATCATGGAGGAGAACCAGGAACGCCTGGAAAGGATTTTCTCCAGCGTCCCCGTCGGTATCCTGGTCATTGACGCCGAAAACCACAGAATCATCGATGCCAATCCCAAGGCGCTGGAAATGATCGGGGGCCATCGTGAAAAAATTCTGGGACATGTCTGTAACAATTTCATCTGCCCTGCCAAAGAAGGGGAGTGCCCCATTACCGACAGCAATCATGCCCTGAACGATTCAGAACGCAGCCTGCTCACCCTGAATGGGGAAAAGCTTCCTATCCTGAAAACCGTATCGACCATTGGCATCGGAGGCAAAAAACATCTTATCGAAAGCTTTCTGGACATTTCCGACCTGAAGGCGACGAAACTCAAACTGGAGGAGAGTGAAAAGCGCTACCGGGATCTTTTTGAAAACGTCAGCGACATGGTCCAGATGATTTCGCCAGACGGGCGTATTCTTTACAGCAATCCGGCCTGGGAAAGCCATCTGGGCTACGACAATCGAGAAATAGCCAGTCTTCACATAACCGACATCATCGACGCCGGACATCAAGAGCAATTCATGGCCACGGTCGCCCGCCTCTCCGCCCGGCAGAAGCAGGGGCTGGTCGAAACCATCTTCACGACCAAGGACGGCCAGAAAATCCCTGTCGAAGGGAACATCAGCTTTCAAAAAGAAAACGGCAAACTGGCCGGCATCCATCTGATCTGGCGGGACATCACGGTGCGCAAGAACGAAGAGGCGCAGATGGTCAGTCTGAACAGACAGCTTGAATCCATGGTCACGGAAAAGGATCGATTGCTGCAGGATGCCCAGATCAAACTGATCCGAGCCGAAAAAATGGCGACAATTACGGGCATGGCGCATGGAACGGCTCATGAATTGAACAACCCTGTCAGTGGCATTCTTTGTGCCGTTCAGGTCCTCAGAGAAAGTAAGCAGTTATTGCTTAACGACCAGGAAACCATTAAAGCCGCCCAGTGGCTGGAAGCCATTGAAAAAGCAGCAACCCGATGTGTCAAGATCGTCGACGACCTGGACGTGTTCTGCGACCAGGAAAAGACCGTGTTTCTCAAAACGGACATCGATCACATCCTGGAAAGGGCTCTCGATGCCCTGGGGCCGGAAATTGAGGCGAGAGGCATTCGAATCAGCATGCCTCCAGGTCCTCCGCTACCGAGAATCGATGCGGATCCCTGGCAAATGGAACGCATGCTGACCAATATTTTGCGCAACGCCATTCTGGCCGTCGATGAAAACGTGGGTGAAATCCGTATCAGAAGCTGCCTTACCAAGGATAACGGCTGCGACGAATCCATGATCCGTCTCTCCATCGGTGACAACGGGTGCGGTATCCCAACCGAAAACCTGTGTCGGATTTTCGATCCCTTCTTCACGTCCTGGCCTTCAGGCAAGGGAACAGGACTGGGGTTGACGGTCTGTTACGGAATTGCCCGCCGGCATCATGGCGATATCGATATTTACAGTACCGGGAAGGGAACGGAGGTTGTTGTTACCCTACCGCTCAGCCAGCATGGCAGAGAAACGTCAGTCCGATCCACGCACCCTTGA